CATTCCTGAGGAGAGTAAAGCTCTGTTTGCTTATTCTTTGCTTAAGGTTTTAGGTAATAAAAGAGGTATCACAATGATAAAATTCAATTCAAGAGGGTTTCAGCTGGTTAGGGAGAATGAGATCCAAGATTTTAAAACTGGTTCAGTCTCTTCATGGGATGCGATTTTTGCCGCGGTAGAGTGTTTAGGAGGTGCCAAAGAATGGTTCGAAATCCTAAAGGCATGAGAGACATTTTGCCTCCCGAAACCTTTAAATGGCGAAGGTTGGAGATTCTGTTGTCTAAAGCCGCTTTACTTTATGGCTATGGTGAAATAAGAACACCCATTTTAGAATTTTCTGAGCTTTTTAGAAAAGGTTTGGGAGACGAAAGCGATGTGGCACTCAAGGAAATGTATGAGTTTGAGGATAAGAATGGAGATGTGTTGTCCCTACGGCCAGAAGGAACAGCTCCTGTGGCTAGAGCGGTAATTCAACATCACCTCTATGATATCCCCGTACTTAGGCTCTTTTACACGGGGCCTATGTTTAGGAGAGAAAGGCCTCAAGCTGGGCGATACCGCCAGTTTCATCAATTTGGTATAGAAGCCTTTGGCGTATCCCAACCTTACATGGATATCGAAGTACTGCTTGTTGTGAAGAGGATATTCAGTCTTCTCAATTTGCCATTAACCATACATATTAATAGTTTGGGCTGTGATGAATGCAGACCAATTTACATGGAACAGCTCAGAAATTTCGTACTTTCAGCAATACCTGAAGATGAAGAAATTGAGCGGTTTAAAAAGAACCCTTTAAAACTGTTCGACTCCAAAAGACCTGAGCACGCTGAAGTAAAGGCTGAGGCACCGAAAATCTCAGAATATCTTTGCCCGGCATGTAAGGATCACTATGCGCACGTTATACGAGCAGCGAAGTTGTTCGGAGTCCCCATCGTTGAAGATCCTCAGCTAGCAAGAGGCTTTGACTACTACACTAGAACTGTTTTTGAGGGGTATGTAGGCGAATTCAATCTTGCTGTAGTTGGTGGTGGACGATACGACCATTTGGTTTCTTTCTACGGAGGGCCTGACGTACCAGGCATTGGGTTTGCTATTGGTCTAGAAAGATTGATTACATCCTTAGAAAAAGTGCCAATAATAGACCCAGAGCCGAAGAAAACTTACTTTTTGGCCACTACTGGCGAAGATATGATTGAACCTGCTTTCCAGTTAGCGGAAAAACTTAGAGATCATGGTATTGGGATAATAATGGATTTACGGCAAGGAAAACTGCAAAAGCAGTTAAAATTAGCTAATAAAGTGGAAGTTCGGTATGTACTCATACTGGGTGAAGAGGAACAAAGGAACCATGTTATCACATTACGGGATATGGTGACTGGTGAACAGCGCATAGTTGCTCAGGAGGCGGTTTTAGGTGAATAGAATCTACATCGGCGATGTGAAAAATGTGAAATTGGATTCAGTTGTAGAATTGTGCGGTTGGGTACAGTATGTTAGGGATTTCGGTAAGGTTGTATTTTTTGTCATAAAAGATAGGACAGGCATTATTCAGTGCTACACAAGTACACAAAGTGAAGAACTCCTGGAGCTAGTCAAAAAACTGTCCATAGACGACGTGGTCCGCGTCCGAGGCACGGTAAAACGGCGTCCAGAAGATCAGATTAATCCAAATATGGAAAACGGCGATATTGAAATCGAAGTAGAGGATTTCGAAGTTTTGAATCCATGTGCGCCTTTGCCTTATGATGTTAACGGAGAGCCCAGTGAATTTACTAAACTCAAGTACAGATATGTGGACATAAGGCATGGGGAGTTGCTAGCGAACCTAAAGACTAGGAGTGTTGTATCTTCAGTTATCAGAAATTATCTCTCGCGAAAGGGCTTTTGGGAAATAGAAACGCCTTATTTGACCAAGTACACACCAGGAGGAGCACGAAATTTCGTGGTACCAGTGAGACAGCAACCTGGTTATTTTTACGCTTTGGCTGAAAGCCCGCAAATATTCAAGCAAATGCTTATGATAAGTGGTGTAGATAGGTACTTTCAGTTTGCTCGCTGCTTTCGTGATGAAGATCTTCGCGCTGATAGGCAACCTGAATTCACTCAGGTAGATATAGAAGCTTCTTTTGTCACAGAAGAGGACATATATGATCTAGTTGAAGGCATGATGCAAGAGTTATTCAGGGAAGTCTTGGGAGTACAAGTGGAGACGCCTTTTCCTAGGATGACCTACGATGAAGCCATGTCTTTGTACGGTTCTGACAAACCTGATCTGCGTTTCCAAATGACTATAGACGATTACACAAACAGTTTCTCAACCAGCAAGTTTAATGCATTTAGAAATGTCATTGAACGTGGCGGTGTAGTAAAAGGTTTGTACTGGAATAAGCCCTTAGATCGATCTGCGCTGAAGGTGTTGGATCAAGCTGCATCTGGTAGCGGGAATAAGTTTTTGTTTGTGAGTAAATCAGCCAATGGTTTGCTAACCAACGGACCAAAATCTGTATTGACTGAGGAAACTTGGCTCGAAGACGGAACATATGTTTTTGCCGCAGGGGACGAATGGGATGTGCTGCCGTTCTTGGGAGAGTTAAGACTGGCTTTAGGCGAGTACTTAGGCTTGTTAGACGATAACGAATATAAGTTTGTCTGGGTGACCAGTAGACCCATGTTCGAAATAGCTGAGGATGGATCGCTACAGGCTGCCCATCATCCGTTCACTATGCCTGATGTCACCTCTATCGATGAAATTAGGAAAGATCCATTAAAGGTAAGGGCGAGAGCATACGACATTGTTCTAAATGGCGTTGAAATAGGTGGAGGAAGCATAAGGATACATAAAGCTGACCTTCAAAGGGTGGTTTTCGAAATTCTTGGTTTGAGTAGTGAGCAAATAGAGGAAAGATTTGGGTTCTTCCTGGATGCTCTGTCATGTGGTGCTCCACCTCACGGAGGCATTGCTCTAGGGTTTGACCGGCTTGTTATGCTCCTTTGCGGAGCAGATAGCTTAAGGCAAGTTATTGCTTTTCCAAAGACCAAATCGGGGACATGTCCACTCACAGGTGCCCCTGCAAGATTGTTCGCTAGTCAACGTCAGGAACTGTTACCTATATTCAAACAAGTTGTTGAGGAGGGTGGTTAGTGGGTTGATAATAGAGCTCTGTATTCCGTGTTTAGAGGAATATAGCTTACTCTTGCAGAAGGTTGTTGCTGGAGTAGGCCAGATATGGAATTTGGATTTAGATAAGTTTTTTGAACTAAGCTTGGTCGTTATGAAGGCCTTTGAAGGCACTACGAAAAGCGCTGGTTCAGGCAACTTTCGTCTCAGATTGTCCCGTTTAGACGAGGATACGATGCAGGTTGACATTGAAAGCGACAAGACAATTGACATGGAGACCTATAGATTGTTTTTACTACCTTACATTACTCAGGAACTTGAGAGATATAGGAAGGTCATCTTGCACTTATGACAGAGAAGGAGAAAAAACTAGCGTGGGAGCTTCTTGAACGGTATGCGGAAACAAGGGATCCTCGCATACGTGACACGCTTTTTTTAATGTATAAGCCGCTTGCAGATTCTGTGGTAAATAGATTTGCTCCTTATCAGATAGATAAGGATGACTTGCGACAGGAAGCATACCGTGCATTGGTTGATGCAATTGATCGATTCAACCCGTCGTATGGGAACTTGTTTGAGACTTTTGCTATTCCGACCATAGTGGGTAATCTTAAGCGCTATCTGAGAGACTATGGGTGGGCGATTAGCGTGCCTAGGAGTATGGTTGATATGGCCTATAGCATCCAGAAAAAGCTTCCTGAGATAGCCGAAAAATTGGGTCATGAACCCACCATAAAAGAAATAGCTGAAGAACTTGAGTTGGACGAAGAGCAGGTTAGTGAAGTACTTGCAAT
The genomic region above belongs to Coprothermobacter proteolyticus DSM 5265 and contains:
- the aspS gene encoding aspartate--tRNA ligase, encoding MNRIYIGDVKNVKLDSVVELCGWVQYVRDFGKVVFFVIKDRTGIIQCYTSTQSEELLELVKKLSIDDVVRVRGTVKRRPEDQINPNMENGDIEIEVEDFEVLNPCAPLPYDVNGEPSEFTKLKYRYVDIRHGELLANLKTRSVVSSVIRNYLSRKGFWEIETPYLTKYTPGGARNFVVPVRQQPGYFYALAESPQIFKQMLMISGVDRYFQFARCFRDEDLRADRQPEFTQVDIEASFVTEEDIYDLVEGMMQELFREVLGVQVETPFPRMTYDEAMSLYGSDKPDLRFQMTIDDYTNSFSTSKFNAFRNVIERGGVVKGLYWNKPLDRSALKVLDQAASGSGNKFLFVSKSANGLLTNGPKSVLTEETWLEDGTYVFAAGDEWDVLPFLGELRLALGEYLGLLDDNEYKFVWVTSRPMFEIAEDGSLQAAHHPFTMPDVTSIDEIRKDPLKVRARAYDIVLNGVEIGGGSIRIHKADLQRVVFEILGLSSEQIEERFGFFLDALSCGAPPHGGIALGFDRLVMLLCGADSLRQVIAFPKTKSGTCPLTGAPARLFASQRQELLPIFKQVVEEGG
- a CDS encoding sigma-70 family RNA polymerase sigma factor; the protein is MTEKEKKLAWELLERYAETRDPRIRDTLFLMYKPLADSVVNRFAPYQIDKDDLRQEAYRALVDAIDRFNPSYGNLFETFAIPTIVGNLKRYLRDYGWAISVPRSMVDMAYSIQKKLPEIAEKLGHEPTIKEIAEELELDEEQVSEVLAIMAVKNTSSIDSKITDESDTTGEELLGLLSDRDLEDEALLEIAVSELPEPERFIIEKRLEGLSQSEIAKLLNISQAQVSRFERKAITKLKEAIHG
- the hisS gene encoding histidine--tRNA ligase, producing the protein MVRNPKGMRDILPPETFKWRRLEILLSKAALLYGYGEIRTPILEFSELFRKGLGDESDVALKEMYEFEDKNGDVLSLRPEGTAPVARAVIQHHLYDIPVLRLFYTGPMFRRERPQAGRYRQFHQFGIEAFGVSQPYMDIEVLLVVKRIFSLLNLPLTIHINSLGCDECRPIYMEQLRNFVLSAIPEDEEIERFKKNPLKLFDSKRPEHAEVKAEAPKISEYLCPACKDHYAHVIRAAKLFGVPIVEDPQLARGFDYYTRTVFEGYVGEFNLAVVGGGRYDHLVSFYGGPDVPGIGFAIGLERLITSLEKVPIIDPEPKKTYFLATTGEDMIEPAFQLAEKLRDHGIGIIMDLRQGKLQKQLKLANKVEVRYVLILGEEEQRNHVITLRDMVTGEQRIVAQEAVLGE